Proteins co-encoded in one Nonlabens agnitus genomic window:
- a CDS encoding DUF7507 domain-containing protein, translated as MAPSGSLTGGPIATLAPGSVDTATFSGSYTIQQSDIDAQSVSNQATATGTTPDGDDVSDLSD; from the coding sequence GTGGCGCCAAGCGGCAGCCTTACCGGCGGCCCGATCGCTACACTGGCACCTGGATCGGTGGACACGGCGACCTTTAGTGGAAGCTACACGATCCAGCAGTCGGACATCGATGCGCAGAGCGTATCGAACCAGGCTACGGCTACGGGAACGACACCTGACGGAGATGATGTGAGCGACCTATCGGATTGA
- a CDS encoding DUF7507 domain-containing protein yields the protein MGETISYSFEVTNSGATTLTNVTVTIHYWWRQAAALPAAPSLHWHRSNGHDDL from the coding sequence TTGGGCGAGACGATCAGCTACAGCTTTGAGGTAACGAACAGTGGAGCTACGACCCTAACGAATGTGACGGTAACGATCCACTATTGGTGGCGCCAAGCGGCAGCCTTACCGGCGGCCCCATCGCTACACTGGCACAGGAGCAACGGACACGACGACCTTTAG
- a CDS encoding DUF7507 domain-containing protein, with protein sequence MAPNGSITGGPIASLAPGATNATTFTGSYRVTQADINSGRFSNQATATGTTPQNTQVTDLSDDNSNLQNDPTITTVLLLLPLRSSRRDFSLIVAAETAANNNDGRAQVGEVITYSFTVTNTGNQTLTNVTVTTHYLMVPTVH encoded by the coding sequence GTGGCGCCAAACGGTTCGATTACGGGTGGTCCTATTGCGAGCCTTGCGCCAGGAGCAACCAACGCTACGACTTTTACGGGAAGCTATAGAGTTACCCAGGCAGACATTAACTCTGGTCGATTCAGCAATCAGGCTACGGCTACAGGGACGACCCCACAGAACACACAAGTCACGGACCTTTCAGATGACAACAGCAACCTACAGAACGATCCAACGATAACTACGGTCCTTCTGCTCCTTCCATTGCGATCATCAAGACGGGACTTTTCACTGATAGTGGCAGCGGAAACGGCAGCGAATAACAATGACGGTAGAGCGCAGGTAGGCGAGGTGATCACCTACAGCTTCACTGTAACTAATACGGGTAACCAGACCCTTACCAATGTAACGGTAACGACCCACTACTTGATGGTGCCAACGGTACATTGA
- a CDS encoding DUF7507 domain-containing protein, with protein sequence MRMVMALLQLGETISYSFEVTNSGATTLTNVT encoded by the coding sequence ATGAGAATGGTGATGGCTTTGCTCCAATTGGGCGAGACGATCAGCTACAGCTTTGAGGTAACGAACAGTGGAGCTACGACCCTTACGAATGTGACGTAA
- a CDS encoding DUF7507 domain-containing protein: MTVTDPLLDGANGTLTGGPIATLAPGAVDTATFSGSYTIQQSDIDAQSVSNQATATERHLMEMMSATFRMTTAT, from the coding sequence GTGACGGTAACGGATCCACTACTTGATGGTGCCAACGGTACGTTGACTGGCGGTCCCATCGCTACACTGGCACCAGGAGCGGTAGACACGGCGACCTTTAGCGGAAGCTACACGATCCAGCAGTCGGACATAGATGCTCAGAGCGTATCGAACCAGGCTACGGCTACGGAACGACACCTGATGGAGATGATGTCAGCGACCTTTCGGATGACAACAGCAACCTAG
- a CDS encoding DUF7507 domain-containing protein has translation MVFAQLGETISYSFEVTNSGATTLTNVTVTDPLLVAPSGSLTGGPIREPCTRSGRHGDL, from the coding sequence ATGGTTTTTGCTCAGTTGGGCGAGACGATCAGCTACAGCTTCGAGGTAACGAACAGTGGAGCTACGACCCTAACGAATGTGACGGTAACGGATCCATTATTGGTGGCGCCAAGCGGCAGCCTTACCGGCGGACCGATTCGCGAGCCTTGCACCAGGAGCGGTAGACACGGCGACCTTTAG
- a CDS encoding DUF7507 domain-containing protein, whose translation MESYTIQQSDIDAQSVSNQATATGTTPDGDDVSDLSDDNSNLEDDPTDTNLPEDSEISIIKTSVFNDENGDALLSWARRSATALR comes from the coding sequence GTGGAAAGCTACACGATCCAGCAGTCGGACATCGATGCGCAGAGTGTATCGAACCAGGCTACGGCTACGGGAACGACACCTGACGGAGATGATGTCAGCGACCTTTCGGATGACAACAGCAACCTGGAGGATGATCCAACGGATACGAATCTTCCTGAGGACAGCGAGATATCGATCATCAAGACCTCTGTGTTCAACGATGAGAACGGTGACGCTTTGCTCAGTTGGGCGAGACGATCAGCTACAGCTTTGAGGTAA
- a CDS encoding DUF7507 domain-containing protein encodes MTGGPIASLAPGAIDTTTFSGSYTIQQSDIDAQSVSNQAYGYGKTPDRR; translated from the coding sequence TTGACAGGCGGTCCTATTGCGAGCCTTGCACCAGGAGCGATAGACACGACGACCTTTAGTGGAAGCTACACGATCCAGCAGTCGGACATCGATGCGCAGAGTGTATCGAACCAGGCTTACGGCTACGGGAAGACACCTGACCGGAGATGA